GGCGGGAAGTAGTGGCGGCCGGACTCGTCCTCGCGCAGGGTCCGGCGCGGTGACTGCCGCACGGCGGCCCGCTCGTGCCAGTTGCGGAACGGGCTGCGGTAGTCACCGGGAGCCGAGCGCGGCTCGGGGGCGTCGTCGGCGGCCACCCGGTGCAACAGCAGCTGCTTGGGGCACTGGGTCAGCGCCGCACAGCCCACGAACATGCCCGCGGTTCCGCACATATGAGATCTCCCTTCGCCACTACGGTCCGGACCTACGCACACCCGGCACGGCACCGGGCCCGCCGCTGCGCCACGGGCAGCGGCGACTGGCCCGGGGCCGCGCCCGCCGGACCGATGACGGTCACGGTGCGGTCGCTTCCACCACGCCGCTGCCGGCGAGGTCGGCGAGCAGTTCGCCGATGTCCTCGGCGGCCACCTGCACGGAGACGTCGTACTCGGCGGCAAGCTGCTCGGCGATGCCCTGGACGGTGGCCTGGCCGTCGACCCGCTTGAACACGAACGTCCCGATCTCGTCGAGCTCCACGGCATGCGGGCCGTTGGCGACGATGAGCTTGCCGCGGAACTTGCGCATCCGGGCGGACATGCTGCGCCGCGGCACCGCTTCGGGACCGAAGGGATGAGGTGCTGCCATCAGATCTCGACCTCCAGGGACAGGTCCTTGCAGAACTCGACGGTCCGGCGCACCCACTCCTCGGGGCGCTGCGGATCGAAGTCGGCCATGGTCTCCAGGGCCCAGTACCGCTCGAAGGGCAAGGCGTCGAGACGGGCGTCCTGCACCCGGCGGGCCCGCCACTTGGGCGTGTGCGTGCCGTAGACGCCATGGCTGTCCAGGAGGGCGTCGGTGGCCTGCTGGAAGGCGACCTTGGCGGCCAGAACGGCGCTGTGGGTGTCCCCGGTCTCCAGCATG
This portion of the Streptomyces sp. 2114.4 genome encodes:
- a CDS encoding PqqD family protein, with amino-acid sequence MAAPHPFGPEAVPRRSMSARMRKFRGKLIVANGPHAVELDEIGTFVFKRVDGQATVQGIAEQLAAEYDVSVQVAAEDIGELLADLAGSGVVEATAP